The following coding sequences are from one Gemmatimonadota bacterium window:
- a CDS encoding L-rhamnonate dehydratase (catalyzes the formation of 2-keto-3-deoxy-L-rhamnonate from L-rhamnonate), with the protein MKIKSVEVVRVERPDTSQASTGSGTTLAASTGAAPRTKGYRKAWPTQIEVANPMSRFPRFKARRQLYGARQWPRFSVKVTAEDGTWGLGTSAGRPVAMVVEDAFAHILEGESCLAIEKLWDMMFRVSKSFGTVGIASLAISAVDLALWDLAGKLQGKPVYELLGGPARDRLFVYATGDDVDWYKELGFRAFKLPCQYGPVDGLWGLGENERRIAEVRELIGDDCDLMLDCYMALDVEYTARLANRLRPYNLRWMEECLIPEDVGGHIELKKRLPWLTLASGEHFYTPYPYQLMIENRCLDILQPDIQWVGGLTACVKICNMAAAAGLEVCLHGGGRDAYGQHLSWAMPNTPWCEYFIGSDPGVPLEEVAQPGACVPHNSYLAFAPTGPGFDLGIEEDWLVPF; encoded by the coding sequence ATGAAAATTAAATCCGTCGAAGTCGTTCGCGTTGAACGGCCAGATACAAGCCAGGCCTCAACGGGGTCCGGTACGACGCTCGCTGCTTCAACAGGTGCAGCCCCGAGGACAAAGGGGTATCGAAAGGCGTGGCCCACGCAGATAGAGGTGGCAAATCCGATGTCCAGGTTCCCGCGGTTTAAGGCGCGTCGGCAGCTTTACGGTGCCAGACAGTGGCCCAGGTTCTCGGTTAAGGTGACCGCTGAAGATGGGACCTGGGGCCTCGGCACGTCGGCGGGACGCCCGGTTGCTATGGTGGTGGAAGATGCTTTCGCGCATATATTGGAAGGGGAGAGTTGCCTGGCTATTGAAAAGCTGTGGGATATGATGTTTCGCGTGTCCAAATCTTTTGGGACTGTGGGGATTGCCTCGTTGGCGATTAGTGCTGTGGATCTGGCGCTGTGGGATCTGGCGGGGAAATTGCAGGGCAAGCCCGTTTATGAACTTCTGGGCGGTCCGGCGCGCGATCGTTTGTTTGTGTACGCGACGGGTGATGATGTGGATTGGTACAAGGAGTTGGGGTTTCGGGCGTTTAAGTTGCCCTGTCAATACGGTCCGGTTGATGGGTTGTGGGGATTGGGAGAGAACGAGAGGCGAATAGCCGAGGTCCGCGAGTTGATCGGCGATGATTGCGATCTCATGCTGGATTGTTATATGGCTTTGGATGTGGAATATACCGCGCGTTTGGCCAATCGCCTGCGTCCTTATAATCTGCGGTGGATGGAAGAGTGCCTGATTCCCGAGGATGTTGGGGGGCATATTGAACTCAAGAAACGCCTGCCGTGGTTGACGCTTGCCAGTGGCGAGCATTTTTACACGCCGTATCCCTACCAGTTGATGATCGAAAATCGGTGTCTCGATATTCTCCAGCCCGATATTCAGTGGGTGGGGGGTTTGACTGCTTGTGTCAAAATTTGTAATATGGCTGCCGCTGCGGGGCTGGAGGTTTGTCTGCACGGCGGGGGACGCGATGCGTACGGTCAGCATTTGAGCTGGGCAATGCCCAATACCCCCTGGTGTGAGTATTTTATCGGTTCTGATCCGGGGGTACCACTTGAAGAAGTGGCGCAACCCGGCGCGTGCGTGCCGCACAATAGCTATCTGGCGTTTGCGCCGACAGGTCCGGGTTTTGATCTGGGGATTGAAGAGGATTGGTTGGTGCCGTTTTAA
- a CDS encoding 3-keto-5-aminohexanoate cleavage protein: MDKTIISVAVVGSGPTKDMNPAVPYTPKEIAEAAIECHKAGAAITHIHVRDPETGIVCSRIELFKEVVDRIRQACDIAINLTTSGGNIKGENIIEERLEPVALKPEICSLDIGSVNFGTRVFMNPPEWGVAAAKRMREHRVKPEIEVFDAGHIRQARYMIAEGLFEDPPFVQLCMGPGWGIEATPENIVFMKNLLPPDVIWSALGVGKAQLPMITMAFLMGGHIRVGFEDNIYLRRGVLLKSNAQMVDLAASLVEKLQGEIATPDDAREMLGLTYPG, from the coding sequence ATGGATAAGACAATTATTTCTGTGGCGGTTGTGGGGTCGGGTCCTACGAAGGATATGAATCCGGCTGTGCCTTATACGCCAAAGGAGATTGCAGAAGCAGCTATTGAGTGCCATAAGGCGGGTGCGGCTATTACGCATATCCATGTGCGCGATCCCGAGACGGGTATTGTGTGTTCGCGGATTGAGCTTTTCAAAGAAGTGGTGGACCGGATTCGGCAAGCTTGTGATATTGCGATTAATTTGACGACGAGTGGGGGAAATATTAAAGGGGAAAATATTATTGAGGAGCGGCTTGAGCCGGTTGCGCTGAAGCCCGAGATTTGCTCTCTGGATATCGGTTCGGTAAATTTTGGCACTCGGGTGTTTATGAATCCACCCGAATGGGGTGTTGCCGCGGCAAAGCGCATGCGCGAGCATCGCGTTAAGCCGGAGATTGAGGTTTTCGATGCCGGTCATATTCGCCAGGCGCGGTATATGATTGCGGAGGGGTTGTTCGAAGATCCCCCGTTTGTCCAGTTGTGTATGGGCCCCGGATGGGGTATTGAAGCTACGCCTGAGAACATCGTTTTTATGAAAAATCTCTTGCCGCCCGATGTGATCTGGTCCGCTCTGGGTGTGGGAAAAGCACAGTTGCCGATGATTACTATGGCTTTTCTCATGGGGGGGCATATACGGGTGGGTTTTGAAGATAATATTTATCTTCGGAGAGGTGTTTTGCTCAAGAGCAATGCACAGATGGTCGATCTCGCGGCGAGTCTTGTGGAGAAACTTCAGGGCGAGATTGCCACGCCAGATGATGCCCGGGAGATGCTGGGGCTTACGTATCCGGGGTGA
- a CDS encoding histidine phosphatase family protein, which yields MPTDLILICPGQARERDGENHYGWWADLPLSHRGKQQALLTGERLRRDFDIRGLYTSPQKCAHQTAEWIGDILHIAPKVENDLRELESGDLATLTREEVRKYYPGFLGGQSLEEARVPGSETYADLHTRVANTVSQLVDEAPDQQIACITHVRPIVACLQAIMGYTPEDEHKPQFACHTASIHHLQLDPGGEPTFMALNDIAHLADLPK from the coding sequence ATGCCAACCGACCTCATACTAATCTGCCCTGGACAGGCCAGAGAACGCGATGGCGAAAACCACTACGGCTGGTGGGCCGACCTGCCCCTCTCGCACCGGGGCAAACAACAAGCCCTGCTCACTGGCGAACGCCTCAGAAGGGACTTTGACATTCGCGGCCTCTACACCAGCCCCCAAAAATGCGCCCATCAAACAGCCGAATGGATAGGCGATATACTCCATATCGCGCCCAAAGTAGAAAATGACCTGCGCGAACTCGAAAGCGGCGACCTCGCCACACTCACCCGCGAAGAAGTTCGAAAATATTATCCCGGCTTTTTGGGCGGACAATCCCTCGAAGAGGCGCGCGTTCCAGGCAGCGAAACCTATGCCGACCTGCACACCCGCGTTGCCAACACCGTGAGCCAACTCGTCGACGAAGCGCCCGATCAGCAAATTGCGTGCATCACACACGTTCGCCCCATTGTCGCCTGCCTGCAAGCGATCATGGGATACACGCCCGAAGACGAACACAAACCCCAATTCGCGTGCCACACGGCCTCCATTCATCACCTTCAACTCGACCCCGGAGGCGAACCCACCTTCATGGCACTCAACGATATTGCCCATCTCGCGGACCTCCCCAAATAA
- a CDS encoding leucyl aminopeptidase, which produces MNISTTIGNILESTTDAIVLNLFEGVTEPGGATGAANRALDGLISDLIAGGDFSGKRNQTAVLYPRRGIARLILVGLGKREDFTPNRVRLASASATREAIKLGAKTLASIIHGGGIGGLDVSDAAQATVEGAILGNYKFTNYKTNNDNPKHLDTFTLVEFDTTKQTDVEKGANTGQIIAESVCFARDLSNTPGNDLPPAALADQALEMARETGLSCEIFDEQRISNEGMGALSAVGQGSARPPRFVILEHPGADPNAAPIIFIGKGITFDTGGISLKGGDGMWNMKFDMSGSAAVIGAMRAVAKLDLPHRVIGMVAAAENMPDGRAYRPGDILHPLGTKTVEIHSTDAEGRLALIDAIAYSARYEPKAVIDLATLTGACVTALGNEVSGLMGNDNDLIGQIHEAGNRTGEIAWHLPILDDHRNSIKSNVADLKNSGGRPAGALTAAAFLEAYVQNFPWAHLDIAGTASTSSAKPDTPIGATGVGVRLLIDFLRHQSAT; this is translated from the coding sequence ATGAACATCTCCACCACCATCGGCAACATCCTCGAAAGTACGACAGACGCCATCGTGCTCAACCTCTTTGAAGGCGTCACAGAGCCGGGCGGCGCAACAGGTGCCGCCAATCGCGCACTGGACGGGCTTATTTCCGACCTCATCGCAGGCGGCGACTTCAGCGGCAAACGCAACCAGACCGCCGTACTCTATCCCCGTCGAGGCATAGCGCGCCTCATTCTCGTTGGCCTGGGCAAACGAGAAGACTTCACCCCCAATCGTGTGCGCCTCGCATCTGCATCTGCGACCAGAGAAGCCATCAAACTCGGCGCAAAAACCCTCGCCTCCATCATCCACGGCGGCGGCATAGGCGGTCTCGATGTCTCAGACGCCGCACAGGCCACCGTTGAAGGCGCCATTCTCGGCAACTACAAATTCACCAATTACAAAACAAATAATGACAATCCCAAACACCTCGACACATTTACCCTCGTCGAATTTGACACAACCAAACAAACCGATGTGGAAAAAGGCGCGAATACCGGACAAATCATCGCCGAAAGCGTGTGTTTCGCCCGCGACCTGAGCAACACCCCCGGCAACGACTTGCCACCGGCGGCACTGGCCGACCAGGCTTTGGAAATGGCCCGTGAAACCGGCCTCTCCTGCGAAATATTTGACGAACAGCGCATCTCAAATGAGGGCATGGGCGCCCTCAGCGCCGTGGGACAGGGGAGTGCCCGACCGCCTCGTTTTGTCATCCTGGAACACCCGGGTGCCGATCCCAATGCCGCGCCCATCATCTTCATTGGCAAAGGCATAACCTTTGACACGGGTGGCATATCCCTCAAAGGCGGCGACGGCATGTGGAACATGAAATTTGACATGAGTGGCTCCGCAGCCGTCATCGGCGCAATGCGAGCCGTGGCAAAACTCGACCTGCCCCACCGCGTCATCGGCATGGTTGCCGCCGCAGAAAACATGCCCGATGGCCGCGCGTATCGGCCCGGCGACATCTTGCATCCCCTCGGCACCAAAACCGTTGAAATCCACAGCACAGATGCCGAAGGCCGCCTCGCCCTCATCGACGCCATCGCATACAGCGCGCGCTATGAGCCAAAAGCAGTCATCGACCTGGCCACGCTAACCGGTGCATGTGTCACCGCACTTGGCAACGAAGTTAGTGGCTTGATGGGCAACGACAACGACCTCATCGGTCAAATCCACGAAGCGGGCAATCGCACCGGTGAAATTGCCTGGCATCTTCCCATTCTGGATGACCACAGAAACAGCATCAAAAGCAATGTGGCCGACCTCAAAAACTCAGGCGGTCGGCCCGCGGGCGCACTCACCGCCGCCGCATTCCTCGAAGCCTATGTCCAGAACTTTCCCTGGGCACACCTCGACATCGCCGGCACCGCATCGACAAGTTCCGCCAAACCCGACACCCCCATCGGAGCCACGGGCGTTGGCGTGCGATTATTGATCGATTTCCTGCGCCATCAATCGGCTACATAA
- a CDS encoding MBL fold metallo-hydrolase produces the protein MIFISTIVGPLEVNCYILACEKTRKGIVIDPGDDTDTILQLIEDHDIEIVEIIATHGHFDHIGRVASLKEKTGAPFAIHKADVFMVEALTDIVAPLGLQTDPPPKIDRFIDEGDTIVFGCETLTILHVPGHAPGNIALTWPGHAIVGDTVFAGSIGRTDLEGADLQTLMDAIHTKILTLPDDTILHPGHGPDTTIDREKRINPFLI, from the coding sequence GTGATCTTTATATCCACCATCGTCGGTCCGCTCGAAGTCAATTGTTACATCCTCGCCTGCGAAAAAACGCGCAAAGGCATTGTCATAGATCCCGGAGACGATACCGACACCATACTTCAACTCATCGAAGATCACGACATCGAGATCGTCGAAATAATTGCCACACACGGACATTTTGACCACATAGGACGCGTCGCATCTCTAAAAGAAAAAACAGGCGCACCATTCGCCATCCACAAAGCCGATGTATTCATGGTCGAGGCACTTACAGACATTGTCGCACCCCTGGGCCTTCAAACCGATCCACCGCCCAAAATCGACCGCTTTATCGATGAAGGCGACACCATAGTCTTTGGCTGCGAAACCCTGACCATCCTCCATGTACCGGGTCACGCGCCCGGCAACATCGCCCTCACATGGCCGGGCCACGCCATTGTCGGCGACACTGTATTCGCCGGCTCTATTGGCCGAACCGACCTCGAAGGCGCAGACCTGCAAACGCTCATGGACGCCATCCACACCAAAATCCTCACCCTCCCCGACGACACAATACTCCACCCCGGACATGGGCCAGACACAACCATAGACCGCGAAAAACGCATCAACCCATTTCTCATATAG
- a CDS encoding Gfo/Idh/MocA family oxidoreductase: protein MADKLKVGIIGVGGIARTHMPGWAASEHADLIAGSDINADVLNHWGKNNNISILSTDPEDLFKNPDIDIIDICTPNNYHAPLAIAALEAGKHVICEKPLAPNPALIKNMIAARDKSGKTLMTAQHFRFSGKSKAMRAELDTGILGDIYHARSWMLRRSGAPNTPGFIQKQHSGGGPCIDIGVHILDLTLWFMNNPNPVSVTGVARAEIAHQKGAFSNWGLIPSAQFDVEDFAAAFVRFENGATLVLEVSWLLHHKTQGEDMQMWLYGTRGGSHWPSCEIYQTNNDIQQHYNRTLQNTRDLLEPHAQECVEFARAVAEGKPSPVPAEQSLQVMAILDGIYRSQETGEEVKIAQESS from the coding sequence ATGGCAGACAAACTCAAAGTCGGCATCATCGGCGTTGGCGGCATCGCGCGCACCCACATGCCTGGATGGGCCGCTTCCGAACATGCCGACCTGATAGCCGGCAGCGATATCAATGCAGACGTACTGAACCATTGGGGCAAAAATAACAACATATCCATCCTATCCACAGATCCGGAAGACCTGTTCAAAAATCCCGATATCGACATCATCGACATCTGCACCCCCAACAACTATCACGCCCCACTGGCCATTGCCGCGCTTGAAGCGGGCAAACACGTCATCTGCGAAAAACCACTCGCCCCCAACCCGGCACTCATCAAAAACATGATTGCCGCACGCGACAAATCTGGCAAAACCCTGATGACAGCGCAGCATTTTCGTTTCTCGGGCAAATCAAAAGCCATGCGAGCCGAACTCGACACAGGCATACTCGGAGACATATACCACGCGCGAAGCTGGATGCTCCGCCGCTCAGGGGCACCAAACACACCCGGCTTTATACAAAAACAACACAGCGGTGGCGGCCCCTGTATCGACATCGGCGTTCACATCCTCGATCTCACACTCTGGTTCATGAACAACCCCAACCCCGTATCCGTCACCGGTGTCGCCCGTGCAGAAATCGCCCACCAGAAAGGTGCCTTCAGCAATTGGGGACTCATCCCATCGGCGCAGTTTGATGTCGAAGACTTCGCCGCGGCATTTGTGCGCTTTGAAAATGGGGCAACCCTCGTGCTCGAAGTCAGCTGGCTGCTCCACCACAAAACGCAGGGCGAAGACATGCAAATGTGGCTCTACGGCACCAGAGGAGGCAGCCACTGGCCCAGTTGTGAAATCTATCAAACCAACAACGACATACAACAACACTACAACCGCACCCTGCAAAATACCCGCGACCTGCTCGAACCCCACGCCCAGGAATGCGTCGAATTTGCCCGGGCCGTCGCCGAAGGCAAGCCATCACCCGTACCCGCCGAGCAATCGCTGCAAGTCATGGCAATCCTCGACGGCATCTATCGCAGCCAGGAAACGGGCGAAGAAGTAAAAATCGCACAGGAATCATCGTGA
- a CDS encoding trypsin-like peptidase domain-containing protein, protein MQRWIWILIAGFMVLQVEAKIDPESQATIAQMEKFSEAFAAVASEVNPGVVAVIKKRDVLVGVRRSTGDPFFDRFFGGGLQYRREQRQQSLGSGVIVSRDGYVLTNNHVIAEADAIEVELGDGRTFGATLVGTDPQSDVAVLKIDGRDLPALKMGDSDKLKVGVWVLAIGNPYGLRHTVTYGIVSAIGRGNLDIVDYEDFIQTDAAINPGNSGGAMVNLRGELVGLNTAILSRSGGSQGIGLAVPINMARNIMQQIIEDGEVKRGYLDVVVQDLTPELSEPLGLSVNRGALIQEVGEFAEQTGLQPGDVIVGLNDREISSADEFLTRIARTPPGAQVIIEVVRSGVNKKLRVTVDAFDPFRGLKEIERQRVLGLNVQEMTPTIARQFGYNAQWGMLITDVRGGSAADAAGLQRGDVIREMNRKAMRSMEDYEDVLAELKPGDEVGIIIRRETRRQYANFYAVLKVPK, encoded by the coding sequence ATGCAAAGATGGATTTGGATACTGATTGCGGGATTTATGGTTTTGCAGGTTGAGGCAAAAATCGATCCCGAATCTCAGGCGACGATCGCGCAAATGGAGAAGTTCAGCGAGGCTTTTGCCGCGGTGGCTTCCGAGGTCAATCCAGGTGTGGTCGCGGTGATTAAGAAAAGAGATGTGCTGGTTGGGGTGCGAAGATCAACGGGCGATCCGTTTTTCGATCGTTTTTTTGGCGGTGGTCTGCAGTATCGGAGAGAACAGCGGCAGCAGAGTTTGGGTTCGGGGGTTATTGTTTCTCGAGATGGCTATGTTTTGACCAATAATCACGTTATTGCAGAGGCCGATGCTATTGAAGTGGAACTCGGCGATGGCAGGACATTTGGCGCAACGCTGGTGGGTACAGATCCACAGAGCGATGTCGCGGTGTTGAAAATTGATGGGCGCGATTTGCCCGCGCTGAAGATGGGCGATTCGGATAAGTTGAAGGTCGGTGTCTGGGTGCTGGCGATCGGCAATCCGTACGGTTTGCGACATACGGTGACGTACGGTATTGTGAGCGCGATTGGACGGGGCAATTTAGATATTGTGGATTACGAAGATTTTATTCAGACAGATGCGGCGATTAACCCGGGTAATAGCGGTGGGGCAATGGTGAATTTGCGCGGGGAACTGGTGGGCCTGAATACGGCAATTTTGTCGCGCAGTGGGGGCAGTCAGGGCATTGGGTTGGCTGTGCCAATTAATATGGCGCGCAATATTATGCAGCAGATTATAGAAGATGGAGAGGTAAAACGCGGGTATCTGGATGTGGTGGTTCAAGATTTGACGCCGGAGCTTTCCGAACCATTGGGATTGTCTGTGAATCGGGGTGCGTTGATTCAGGAGGTGGGGGAATTTGCCGAGCAGACGGGTTTGCAGCCGGGCGATGTGATTGTGGGGTTAAACGACCGGGAAATTTCCAGTGCAGATGAGTTTTTGACGCGTATTGCGCGAACCCCTCCGGGCGCACAGGTGATCATTGAAGTGGTCCGAAGTGGGGTAAATAAAAAGTTGCGCGTAACGGTGGATGCGTTCGATCCTTTTCGCGGTCTGAAAGAGATCGAGCGACAACGCGTCCTGGGGCTGAATGTTCAGGAGATGACGCCCACAATTGCCCGTCAGTTTGGCTATAATGCACAATGGGGCATGCTTATTACCGATGTGAGAGGGGGAAGCGCGGCCGATGCGGCGGGTTTGCAGCGGGGAGATGTGATTCGCGAGATGAATCGCAAAGCCATGCGTTCGATGGAAGATTATGAAGATGTATTGGCGGAGTTGAAACCCGGTGACGAAGTCGGCATAATCATTCGCAGAGAGACCCGCCGGCAATATGCCAATTTTTACGCCGTGCTCAAGGTGCCGAAGTAG
- a CDS encoding sulfatase: protein MPTDRPNILFIMSDDHASHAMSCYNSRINQTPNLDRIANEGMRFDNCFCTNSICAPSRAVILTGTYNHINGVTTLSTHLDGRQLTFPKLFQQAGYQTAMIGKWHLGHGGIHDPTGFDYWNVLPGQGLYHNPEMIEMGEEKVYQGYVTDIITDLCLDWLKARDTNRPFMLMYHHKAPHRAWEPDEKHAHMYENEDIPEPETFWDDYSNRASAAEAAQMRVDRDMNKNDLKGLPPEGLSPEEDKKWKYQRYIKDYLRCVASIDDNVGRMLDYLDAEGLTDNTIVIYTSDQGFFLGDHGWYDKRFMYEESLRMPFIIRYPKEIKPGSINTDMILNTDFAPTFLDYAGIDIPETFQGSSIRPLLNGETPEGWQTSMYYRYWMHLTHHHVYAHYGVRTHQYKLIYYYADGLKQKGSIEDTKEPEWELFDLEKDPYELNSVYDDPEYADIVRELKDELYRLQAKVEDERYEKDVD from the coding sequence TTGCCTACAGACCGTCCCAACATCCTCTTTATCATGTCCGACGATCACGCATCGCATGCCATGAGTTGTTACAACAGCCGCATCAACCAGACCCCCAACCTCGACCGCATAGCAAATGAAGGCATGCGCTTTGACAACTGCTTTTGCACCAACTCAATCTGCGCCCCCAGCAGAGCCGTAATCCTCACCGGCACATACAACCACATCAACGGCGTAACCACCCTATCGACCCATCTCGATGGCAGGCAACTCACATTTCCCAAATTATTCCAACAGGCGGGATATCAAACCGCCATGATCGGCAAATGGCATCTTGGACACGGCGGCATCCACGACCCCACCGGCTTTGACTACTGGAATGTCCTGCCCGGGCAGGGATTATACCACAACCCCGAAATGATAGAAATGGGTGAAGAAAAAGTTTATCAAGGCTATGTCACCGACATCATCACAGACTTATGCCTCGACTGGCTCAAAGCGCGGGACACAAATCGTCCCTTCATGCTCATGTACCACCACAAAGCGCCCCACCGCGCCTGGGAACCCGACGAAAAACACGCCCACATGTATGAAAACGAAGACATACCTGAACCCGAAACCTTCTGGGACGACTACAGCAACCGCGCCAGCGCTGCCGAAGCCGCCCAAATGCGCGTTGACCGAGACATGAACAAAAATGACCTCAAGGGACTACCCCCCGAGGGTCTCTCACCAGAAGAAGATAAAAAATGGAAATACCAGCGCTACATCAAAGACTACCTGCGCTGTGTGGCCTCCATCGACGACAACGTCGGGCGCATGCTCGACTATCTCGACGCAGAAGGCCTCACCGACAACACCATCGTCATTTACACATCTGACCAGGGCTTTTTCCTGGGCGATCACGGCTGGTATGACAAGCGCTTCATGTACGAAGAATCCCTGCGCATGCCCTTCATCATTCGCTATCCCAAAGAAATCAAACCCGGCAGTATCAACACCGACATGATTCTCAACACCGACTTTGCCCCCACCTTCCTCGACTACGCGGGCATTGACATCCCCGAAACCTTCCAGGGATCGAGCATTCGCCCCTTGCTCAACGGCGAAACACCTGAAGGATGGCAAACATCGATGTATTATCGCTACTGGATGCACCTGACGCACCATCATGTTTACGCCCATTACGGCGTGCGAACCCACCAGTACAAACTCATCTATTACTACGCCGATGGCCTCAAACAAAAAGGATCAATCGAAGACACCAAAGAACCCGAATGGGAACTCTTCGACCTCGAAAAAGACCCTTATGAACTCAACAGCGTGTACGATGACCCCGAATACGCCGATATCGTGCGCGAACTCAAAGACGAACTCTACCGCCTTCAGGCAAAAGTAGAAGACGAGCGGTATGAGAAGGATGTGGATTAA